In one Diabrotica virgifera virgifera chromosome 7, PGI_DIABVI_V3a genomic region, the following are encoded:
- the LOC126887736 gene encoding uncharacterized protein LOC126887736 isoform X2 — MFKNNKDRTWVEFGNKLTGKFGENQKLFYNTLKSMRKPKPNTLKNVKDKNGNILTEENEIMERWREYFEELLEVEQVEGNKIEQNKNQHIPQEQQEQIGNITQKELTNAINKIKMGKAPGHDDITAEMLKYMNEERQLELLKIMNMMRKREKKVPLDWQMGIITPLYKKGDNKECSNYRGITLG, encoded by the coding sequence atgtttaaaaataacaaagacaGAACATGggtagaatttggaaataaattaaCCGGAAAATTCGGTGAAAACCAGAAATTGTTCTATAACACACTTAAGAGCATGAGAAAACCAAAACCAAATACATTGAAAAACGTGAAGGATAAGAATGGAAACATACTTACAGAAGAGAATGAGATTATGGAGAGGTGGAGAGAATACTTTGAAGAACTCTTGGAAGTGGAACAAGTAGAAGGAAATAAGatagaacaaaacaaaaatcaacacaTCCCACAAGAGCAACAAGAACAGATAGgaaatataacacaaaaagaattaacaaatgcAATCAACAAAATCAAGATGGGAAAAGCACCAGGACATGACGATATAACTGCAGAAATGCTCAAATACATGAATGAAGAAAGACAACTAGAATTACTAAAGATCATGAACATGAtgagaaagagagaaaagaaagTACCACTAGACTGGCAGATGGGCATTATAACACCAttgtataaaaaaggagataacaaagaatgctcaaactatagaggaataacacttgGATAG
- the LOC126887736 gene encoding uncharacterized protein LOC126887736 isoform X1: protein MGDMNGRVEKQNYGIEKWLGKEGEETRNDNGTRNINLCIENDLIIGNSKFTHKDVHKYTREERSRGERSIIDYFLINFEIWKAVKNIKVKRSAEIGSNHYLVKMSFRIIKYIQNDKKRKIIKEKIRSYKLKEIEVEKRYHKCLEELRKRANKYQNIEERWKDYKHSLLVAAKESCGVTRISNNSKKTHSMVDKRLRKNSTRKETTVEKILNR, encoded by the coding sequence atgggCGACATGAATGGAAGAGTGGAAAAACAAAATTATGGTATAGAAAAATGGCTAGGTAAAGAGGGAGAAGAGACGAGAAACGATAATGGAACAAGGAATATAAATTTATGCATCGAAAATGATCTGATAATAGGGAATTCAAAGTTTACACACAAAGATGTCCACAAATACACAAGGGAAGAGAGGAGTAGAGGCGAGAGATCAATCATTGATTATTTCCTAATTAACTTCGAGATATGGAAAGCAGTCAAAAATATTAAGGTAAAAAGGAGCGCAGAAATTGGAAGTAACCATTATCTAGTCAAAATGAGCTTTAGaataataaaatacatacaaaatgacaaaaagagaaaaataataaaagaaaaaatcagaagctacaaactgaaagaaatagaagttGAGAAGAGATACCACAAATGCCTAGAGGAACTTCGGAAAAGAGCAAATAAGTACCAAAATAtagaagaaagatggaaagatTATAAACATAGTCTATTAGTAGCTGCAAAAGAGAGTTGTGGAGTAACAAGAATAAGTAATAACTCCAAAAAAACGCACAGCATGGTGGACAAAAGACTTAGAAAAAATAGTACAAGAAAAGAAACAACTGTGGAAAAAATACTTAACAGATAG